In the genome of Cellvibrio sp. KY-YJ-3, one region contains:
- a CDS encoding efflux RND transporter periplasmic adaptor subunit: MQRLLLTTCLFLPLLATSHSINAQPNELQVVTHRLETTALGSELELSGTLRALRDSTLSVSVNALVKRLHVDLGSRVKQGDLLLELDDSIAKQEHQRALAQLSAAETAATEAARLRDEALRLKQQSHIAQSEVSARESAAKLAMARLQEARADARIAAEHLAKHQLKAPFDGVISVRWTDLGQWLNPGDQVFTLVSMDLLRLDVQLPQEHLPSIEHIQTVQIRPDSQPGLQIPARIDTLVPVGDASRSFLLRLAATEASPALVPGASARAHLVFKQAKTAVLLPRDAVLRNADGNFSVFVVENGKAKRRQIALGNSGRDGYLVEQGLKAGEQVVIRGNELLSDGQSVTITAASTSSAQGQNDD, encoded by the coding sequence ATGCAGCGCCTGCTCTTAACCACCTGTCTGTTTCTACCATTGTTGGCCACATCCCATTCGATTAACGCTCAGCCCAACGAGCTGCAAGTTGTTACCCATCGCTTGGAAACCACGGCGCTGGGCAGTGAGTTGGAGCTGAGTGGCACGCTGCGTGCCCTGCGCGATTCCACCTTGTCGGTTTCCGTTAATGCGCTAGTCAAGCGCCTGCATGTAGACCTTGGCAGCCGCGTTAAACAGGGTGATCTGCTGCTGGAGTTGGACGACAGCATCGCCAAACAGGAGCACCAGCGCGCTCTGGCGCAGCTGTCTGCCGCTGAAACTGCCGCCACTGAAGCCGCTCGCCTGCGCGATGAAGCACTGCGCTTAAAACAGCAAAGTCATATTGCCCAGAGCGAAGTGAGCGCCCGTGAAAGCGCAGCCAAACTGGCAATGGCACGCTTGCAGGAAGCCCGCGCCGACGCGCGTATCGCCGCCGAACATTTAGCCAAACATCAGCTCAAAGCGCCATTTGATGGGGTGATCAGTGTGCGCTGGACTGATCTGGGGCAATGGTTAAACCCGGGCGATCAAGTTTTTACCCTCGTCTCAATGGATTTATTGCGCCTGGATGTCCAGCTGCCGCAGGAACACTTGCCCAGCATCGAGCATATTCAAACCGTGCAGATCCGCCCTGATTCCCAACCCGGCCTGCAGATTCCAGCGCGGATCGACACGCTAGTGCCGGTGGGTGACGCATCGCGCAGCTTCCTGCTGCGCCTCGCGGCAACGGAGGCTTCGCCCGCACTGGTACCGGGTGCCTCTGCCCGTGCACATTTAGTGTTCAAGCAAGCGAAGACTGCTGTGTTATTGCCGCGCGATGCGGTGCTGCGCAATGCCGACGGTAACTTCAGTGTCTTTGTGGTGGAAAACGGTAAAGCCAAGCGCCGCCAGATTGCGCTGGGCAACAGCGGGCGCGACGGTTATTTAGTCGAACAAGGGTTAAAAGCCGGAGAGCAGGTGGTAATTCGCGGCAACGAGCTGTTAAGTGATGGGCAATCAGTGACCATTACCGCCGCCTCAACATCCAGCGCGCAGGGCCAAAACGATGATTGA